In a single window of the Mycobacteriales bacterium genome:
- a CDS encoding adenylate kinase: MRVLLAGAPGAGKGTQAALLAYQLDVPHVASGDLVRQSIAAGTPAGAAARDAVARGDLVPDDVIVEILRSTLVLAGSRGGYVLDGFPRTLAQAVTVDRVFGASGASVEVVVHLDVPDDVLTERLLARGREDDSTAVIDHRLAVYRSQTLPMLDWYAQHQQLIVVDGDAPVEDVGTAVVRSLQEWRLRRRLAS; this comes from the coding sequence ATGAGAGTGCTGCTGGCGGGAGCGCCCGGAGCCGGGAAGGGGACCCAGGCGGCGCTGCTTGCCTACCAGCTCGACGTGCCTCACGTCGCGAGCGGCGACCTGGTGAGGCAGAGCATCGCGGCTGGCACCCCCGCCGGCGCCGCCGCACGCGACGCCGTCGCGCGCGGCGACCTGGTGCCCGACGACGTCATCGTCGAGATCCTGCGCTCCACGCTCGTGCTGGCCGGCTCCCGTGGCGGATACGTGCTCGACGGATTCCCGCGCACGCTCGCGCAGGCCGTGACGGTGGACCGCGTCTTCGGCGCGAGCGGCGCCTCGGTCGAGGTCGTCGTCCACCTCGACGTCCCCGACGACGTGCTGACCGAGCGGCTGCTCGCCCGTGGCCGCGAAGACGACAGCACTGCCGTCATCGATCACCGGCTGGCGGTGTACCGCTCGCAGACCCTCCCGATGCTCGACTGGTACGCGCAGCACCAGCAGCTGATCGTCGTGGACGGGGACGCGCCCGTCGAAGACGTGGGCACCGCAGTCGTGCGGAGCCTGCAGGAGTGGCGGCTGCGCCGGCGGCTGGCGTCCTGA
- a CDS encoding ATP-binding protein has protein sequence MEPGVPFALLGAVVLLAVAAWTGLAATAVVAAGRGSRAAAGLVLVGGLVLAAVETVTGTTFGSQASDLLLTARTAGLLLVAAGLWSGALARRQASPDPAPTGPAPTDGTLPGVVVPLAGAPAPAALAAVAALVAALAAVRARRDGPGLLLAGGLLLAGAAAAAAPWADRADGALAVLLLRLAGALLLLGGLVALSRSSLLGKVVAAILAGVLLMATAAVGVVGSVVARAADQEQAALLTDAAQGRLDLLEQNLTNVQNDASAAARTCAQSPASCAAGFDLLAGTGVPTFAARISAAGPTILGGRAPLAPVEALALAGGPVVQRALAGGANAVRAENGLPAKIRLLGDPQSLALVVVVPQDRPTPTSPAPSALVFGVRLDDSYVGRDSEAAGFGFSLLVDGNVVASNRSQEQRVLIERIAAQARVASDAPSTGRTVPAAGDAPTVHFRSVTGLDGTPVGTLALSRDADIALGSQRNALRVLLLTALVTTGLVGGLALLLGRRTVDPLRRLTAAASRVAAGDLSVTTGSAGPDEVGTLSRTFDAMTGSVARLNGDLRAAAGRLETVLASMSDGLVATDAGGRVTSINPAALAMAGLSEASQALGRPLAEVVDVRVGGAPLVLDRPDPTDRRRPDVDAEVRPAAGNPVPVRASLAPLDDGEGVVLVLRDTTREREVERMKTEFLSNVSHELRTPLTPIRGYADLLMTRRGLPADKVAAFATTIVAESLKMNRVVDLLVDVAAIEAGRVTVTPRAVPPAELVDGRLAHWRDRVPERAGDLRRRVAARLPAVQVDPDWLGKALDELIDNAVKYTPAGTPITLVAGLAPAGDRVRVAVRDAGPGIAAADQDSMFLSFEQVDGSATRRVGGLGLGLSFVRRLAEEVGWPLSVSSTLGKGAEFALDLPLVDRTRT, from the coding sequence ATGGAGCCCGGTGTTCCCTTCGCGCTCCTCGGCGCGGTGGTGCTGCTCGCCGTCGCCGCGTGGACCGGCCTGGCCGCCACCGCTGTGGTCGCTGCCGGCCGGGGCAGTCGCGCGGCGGCGGGCCTCGTGCTCGTCGGCGGCCTGGTGCTGGCGGCCGTGGAGACCGTCACCGGTACGACGTTCGGCAGCCAGGCCTCCGACCTGCTGCTGACTGCCCGCACCGCCGGGCTGCTGCTCGTCGCGGCCGGGCTGTGGTCCGGTGCGCTCGCCCGCCGCCAGGCGTCGCCCGACCCGGCTCCGACCGGCCCGGCTCCGACCGACGGGACGCTGCCCGGGGTCGTCGTTCCCCTGGCAGGTGCTCCCGCGCCGGCTGCGCTGGCCGCGGTAGCGGCTCTGGTCGCGGCGTTGGCGGCGGTACGCGCCCGCCGCGACGGTCCGGGGCTGCTCCTCGCCGGCGGGCTGCTGCTGGCCGGTGCGGCTGCCGCCGCCGCCCCGTGGGCCGACCGTGCGGACGGCGCGCTGGCCGTGCTGCTCCTGCGCCTGGCCGGGGCCCTGCTGCTGCTGGGTGGGCTGGTCGCGCTCTCGCGGTCCAGCCTGCTCGGCAAGGTCGTCGCTGCCATCCTGGCCGGTGTGCTGCTGATGGCCACGGCCGCCGTCGGGGTGGTCGGGTCGGTCGTCGCCCGGGCGGCGGACCAGGAGCAGGCCGCCCTGCTCACCGACGCCGCGCAGGGCCGGCTGGACCTGCTCGAGCAGAACCTCACGAACGTGCAGAACGACGCGAGCGCGGCTGCCCGGACCTGCGCCCAGAGCCCGGCCAGCTGCGCCGCCGGCTTCGACCTGCTGGCCGGCACCGGCGTACCGACCTTCGCCGCCCGCATCTCCGCCGCGGGACCGACGATCCTCGGCGGGCGTGCCCCGCTCGCGCCGGTCGAGGCGCTGGCCCTGGCCGGCGGGCCCGTGGTCCAGCGGGCGCTGGCCGGCGGAGCGAACGCCGTGCGCGCCGAGAACGGGCTGCCCGCCAAGATCCGGCTGCTCGGCGACCCGCAGTCGCTGGCGCTCGTGGTCGTCGTGCCGCAGGACCGGCCGACCCCGACGTCGCCGGCTCCCTCCGCGCTGGTCTTCGGCGTACGCCTGGACGACAGCTACGTCGGACGGGACTCCGAGGCGGCCGGCTTCGGCTTCTCGCTGCTGGTGGACGGCAACGTCGTGGCCTCCAACCGCAGCCAGGAGCAGCGGGTGCTGATCGAGCGGATCGCCGCGCAGGCCCGGGTCGCCTCCGACGCGCCGTCCACCGGCCGGACGGTCCCGGCCGCAGGCGACGCGCCGACGGTGCACTTCCGCTCTGTCACCGGTCTGGACGGCACTCCGGTCGGGACGCTTGCGCTGTCCCGGGACGCCGACATTGCGCTGGGCTCCCAGCGCAACGCGCTGCGGGTACTGCTGCTGACGGCTCTGGTCACCACCGGGCTGGTCGGCGGGCTGGCCCTGCTGCTCGGCCGGCGCACCGTCGACCCGCTGCGCCGGCTGACCGCCGCCGCCTCCCGGGTCGCCGCCGGCGATCTGTCGGTCACCACCGGCAGTGCCGGCCCCGACGAGGTCGGCACCCTGTCCCGCACATTCGACGCCATGACCGGCTCCGTCGCCCGGCTCAACGGCGACCTGCGCGCGGCGGCCGGCCGGCTCGAGACCGTGCTCGCGTCGATGTCGGACGGTCTGGTGGCCACCGACGCCGGCGGCCGGGTCACCAGCATCAACCCGGCCGCGCTGGCCATGGCCGGGCTGTCGGAGGCGTCGCAGGCGCTCGGGCGGCCGCTGGCCGAGGTGGTGGACGTCCGGGTCGGTGGCGCACCGCTGGTCCTCGACCGGCCGGACCCGACCGACCGGCGCCGGCCCGACGTCGACGCCGAGGTGCGGCCGGCGGCGGGGAACCCGGTGCCCGTACGCGCCTCGCTGGCACCGCTGGACGACGGCGAGGGGGTCGTGCTCGTCCTGCGCGACACGACCCGGGAGCGCGAGGTCGAGCGGATGAAGACCGAGTTCCTGTCCAACGTCAGCCATGAGCTGCGGACGCCACTGACCCCGATCCGCGGCTACGCCGACCTCCTGATGACTCGCCGCGGGCTCCCGGCGGACAAGGTCGCCGCCTTCGCCACCACCATCGTGGCCGAGAGCCTGAAGATGAACCGTGTCGTGGACCTGCTGGTCGACGTGGCCGCCATCGAGGCCGGCCGGGTGACTGTCACGCCGCGGGCCGTGCCGCCGGCCGAGCTGGTCGACGGGCGGCTGGCGCACTGGCGGGACCGGGTGCCCGAGCGGGCGGGCGACCTGCGCCGGCGGGTCGCCGCCCGGCTGCCCGCGGTGCAGGTCGACCCCGACTGGCTCGGCAAGGCGCTCGACGAGCTGATCGACAACGCGGTGAAGTACACACCGGCCGGTACGCCGATCACGCTGGTCGCCGGCCTGGCCCCGGCCGGCGACCGGGTGCGGGTGGCCGTGCGCGACGCCGGCCCCGGCATCGCCGCGGCCGATCAGGACTCGATGTTCCTGTCCTTCGAGCAGGTCGACGGCTCGGCCACCCGGCGGGTCGGCGGTCTGGGGCTGGGGCTGTCGTTCGTCCGCCGGCTGGCCGAGGAGGTCGGCTGGCCGCTGAGCGTCAGCTCCACACTCGGCAAGGGTGCGGAGTTCGCCCTGGACCTCCCGCTGGTCGACCGCACCAGGACGTGA
- a CDS encoding DUF2795 domain-containing protein, with protein MTHDTYVFKTSRLEIADAIGDRFTGDAKTREELVELAKEGHASSEVLLALSSLLPDKRYGGLRELWPDLPDLPVEG; from the coding sequence ATGACGCACGACACGTACGTGTTCAAGACCAGTCGACTGGAGATCGCCGACGCCATCGGTGACCGCTTCACCGGAGACGCCAAGACGCGCGAAGAGTTGGTGGAGCTCGCCAAGGAGGGGCACGCCTCCAGCGAGGTGCTGCTGGCGCTGTCGTCGCTGCTGCCCGACAAGCGCTACGGCGGCTTGCGCGAGCTGTGGCCCGACCTCCCCGACCTGCCCGTCGAGGGATAG
- a CDS encoding class I SAM-dependent methyltransferase — MRSAVVLRIDQRARRARVAWEVPVGDRRTRQWPEAAVASTTAKSAQCNVCGWHGAAFGGVEHCESATCPVCGSIARDRFLYWCWTQRTSYDPKAVVLETSPRLDGTYRAKMCDRVSYLCSDFDQAAHAGQVVLDLQQIDLPDASIDLVLTPHVLEHVPDTDRALSELLRILRPGGHVLLQVPFLQSRTGRPPVPEYHGDSTLVHWRFGWDLAARTRGHGFETDVLVTSELSDAVTQGRSFSYAGSDCDVHDLLSGATGVELTPVADAEQAARHGFRPAFLFITLHLRKADPA; from the coding sequence ATGAGGTCAGCGGTGGTACTCCGGATCGACCAGCGGGCCAGGCGCGCCCGGGTCGCGTGGGAGGTTCCGGTCGGTGACCGGCGGACCCGGCAGTGGCCGGAGGCCGCGGTCGCCTCGACGACCGCGAAGAGCGCGCAGTGCAACGTCTGCGGCTGGCACGGCGCGGCGTTCGGTGGTGTGGAGCACTGCGAATCGGCGACGTGCCCGGTATGCGGCTCGATCGCCCGCGACCGGTTCTTGTACTGGTGCTGGACGCAACGGACGAGCTATGACCCGAAGGCGGTCGTGCTGGAGACCTCGCCCCGCCTCGACGGCACCTACCGCGCGAAGATGTGCGACCGCGTCAGCTATCTGTGCAGCGACTTCGACCAGGCGGCACACGCCGGCCAGGTCGTCCTGGACCTGCAGCAGATCGACCTGCCCGATGCCAGCATCGACCTCGTCCTGACGCCGCACGTCCTCGAGCACGTCCCGGACACCGACCGGGCGCTGTCCGAGCTGTTGCGCATCCTCAGGCCAGGCGGGCACGTGCTGCTGCAGGTGCCGTTCCTGCAGTCCCGGACCGGCCGGCCGCCGGTGCCGGAGTATCACGGCGACAGCACGCTGGTGCACTGGCGCTTCGGCTGGGACCTGGCCGCCCGGACTCGCGGGCACGGCTTCGAGACCGACGTGCTGGTCACGAGCGAGCTGAGCGACGCCGTCACGCAGGGTCGGTCGTTCTCCTACGCCGGGTCGGACTGCGACGTGCACGACCTGCTCAGCGGTGCGACCGGCGTCGAACTCACGCCGGTGGCCGACGCGGAGCAGGCCGCTCGGCACGGCTTCCGCCCTGCCTTCCTGTTCATCACCCTGCACCTGCGCAAGGCTGACCCAGCATGA
- a CDS encoding ArsC/Spx/MgsR family protein, giving the protein MSDWTIWTNPRCSKSRGAEQLLAERGITPTRVLYLDAPPTREAIEAMLARLGTDDPRVLIRTSEPEYEGLEAASRAELLDALVCHPRLIERPVIVRGDRAVVARPPERLLELLDP; this is encoded by the coding sequence ATGAGCGACTGGACGATCTGGACCAACCCGCGCTGCAGCAAGAGCCGCGGCGCCGAACAGCTGCTGGCGGAGCGCGGGATCACGCCCACACGGGTGCTCTACCTCGACGCCCCGCCCACCCGCGAGGCGATCGAGGCGATGCTCGCCCGGCTGGGCACGGACGACCCGCGCGTGCTGATCAGGACCAGCGAGCCGGAGTACGAAGGCCTGGAGGCGGCGAGCCGGGCCGAGCTGCTGGACGCGCTCGTATGCCATCCGCGGCTGATCGAGCGGCCGGTGATCGTACGCGGGGACCGGGCAGTGGTCGCCCGGCCACCAGAGCGGCTGCTCGAGCTGCTCGACCCGTGA
- a CDS encoding PPC domain-containing DNA-binding protein yields MKVTTLTEGPPRQHALVFDTGNELVSGLTNWASEQRLGGSSFTGIGALSEASLGYYDLQSQEYVEIPVVEQVELLVLAGDITLDGQGGWKVHAHAVCGRRGGSTVGGHVLRAVVRPTLELVVTTMPRHLQRRHDAASGLALIDPDA; encoded by the coding sequence GTGAAGGTCACCACGCTCACCGAGGGCCCGCCTCGGCAGCACGCGCTCGTCTTCGACACAGGGAACGAGCTCGTGTCAGGGCTGACAAACTGGGCGAGCGAGCAGCGGCTCGGCGGCAGCTCGTTCACGGGCATTGGCGCGCTGTCCGAGGCGAGCCTTGGCTACTACGACCTGCAGAGCCAGGAGTACGTCGAGATCCCCGTCGTCGAGCAGGTCGAGCTGCTGGTGCTCGCCGGCGACATCACGCTCGACGGACAGGGCGGGTGGAAGGTGCACGCCCACGCCGTCTGCGGCCGGCGCGGCGGCTCCACGGTCGGCGGGCATGTCCTACGGGCCGTGGTGCGGCCGACCCTCGAGCTGGTCGTCACGACGATGCCGAGGCACCTGCAGCGCCGTCACGACGCGGCGTCCGGTCTCGCGCTCATCGACCCGGACGCCTAA
- a CDS encoding MerR family transcriptional regulator — protein sequence MSDAAHVQIGDVAERTGLSLRTIRWYEEVGLVPPSARTSGGFRLYTDGDIERLELVKRMKPLDFTLEEMRDLLTTVDQLDDPATPAAQQSALRERLVMYRELADQRVEALRTQLAHAEIFAKSLTDRRSARGGARRRYT from the coding sequence ATGAGCGACGCCGCGCACGTGCAGATCGGCGACGTCGCCGAGCGCACCGGGCTCAGTCTGCGCACGATCCGCTGGTACGAAGAGGTCGGACTGGTCCCGCCCTCGGCACGCACCAGCGGTGGCTTCCGGCTGTACACCGATGGCGACATCGAGCGGCTCGAGCTCGTCAAGCGGATGAAGCCGCTCGACTTCACGCTCGAGGAGATGCGGGACCTGCTGACCACGGTCGACCAGCTCGACGACCCGGCCACTCCGGCGGCGCAGCAGTCCGCGCTGCGCGAGCGCCTGGTGATGTACCGCGAGCTGGCCGACCAGCGCGTCGAGGCGCTACGGACACAACTCGCCCACGCTGAGATCTTCGCCAAGAGCCTGACGGACCGCCGCAGTGCCCGCGGAGGTGCGCGCCGCCGCTACACGTGA
- a CDS encoding PPA1309 family protein: protein MDPLASPLQSVVGEVEGHVAEAGWDQPPQLFALVQTEQLLRAEPQLASTMGLVAGGPASLTPIAQEPLGEGPLDAQLAAMVFGEEVLGVVLAHEVVVLPPAAEAAVAQAEDPAALAAEHPARRDVRMVVGVVRGGGSACVLRLRGAEPEQDERVTGSDLAPTLAAALLATLED, encoded by the coding sequence ATGGATCCGTTGGCCAGCCCCCTGCAGTCCGTCGTCGGCGAGGTCGAGGGGCACGTGGCCGAAGCCGGCTGGGACCAGCCGCCGCAGCTGTTCGCGCTCGTGCAGACCGAGCAGCTGCTGCGCGCCGAGCCGCAGCTGGCCAGCACGATGGGGCTGGTCGCCGGAGGCCCCGCCTCGCTCACCCCCATCGCGCAGGAGCCGCTCGGCGAGGGCCCGCTGGACGCGCAGCTGGCCGCCATGGTCTTCGGCGAGGAGGTGCTGGGGGTCGTCCTCGCGCACGAGGTGGTCGTCCTGCCGCCCGCGGCCGAGGCGGCCGTCGCACAGGCCGAGGACCCGGCCGCGCTGGCCGCCGAGCACCCCGCGCGGCGCGACGTACGGATGGTCGTCGGGGTCGTCCGCGGTGGCGGGTCGGCCTGTGTGCTCCGGCTGCGCGGCGCGGAACCCGAGCAGGACGAGCGGGTGACCGGCAGCGATCTGGCGCCGACCCTGGCCGCGGCGCTGCTGGCCACCCTCGAGGACTGA
- a CDS encoding peptide chain release factor 3, producing MSALADVAAAPVEVRAQAARRRTFAVISHPDAGKSTLTEALALHAHVIAEAGHIHGKAGRRSTVSDWMDMEKARGISITSAALQFSYGDCVINLLDTPGHADFSEDTYRVLAAVDCAVMLLDAAKGLEPQTLKLFQVCRFRRIPIITVVNKWDRPGRAALELMDEISEQIGMEPTPLTWPVGIAGDFHGVLDRRDRTMTSYTRTAGGATIAPEQQLSSDQALTQYGDDWTTALEESELLSATGADFDQDSFLAGDTTPVLFAAAVLNFGVGRLLDELVRIAPSAAERQDEQGRPRPVDAPFSAFVFKIQAGMDAQHRDRLAYARVCSGVFERGMVVTHAASGRPFATKYAQQVFGRDRQTLDTACPGDVIGLVNATALRVGDSLYLDQPVVFPPIPSFAPEHFAVCRALDSGRYKQFRRGIEQLEQEGVVQVLRSDRRGDQAPVLAAVGPMQFEVAQHRMAGEFSAPVELSPLEYSIARLTDAASEPVLNRESGVEVLTRAHDGALLALVAGKWRLQRLHRDHPDLALEPLIAATD from the coding sequence GTGAGTGCGCTGGCCGACGTCGCCGCGGCGCCCGTCGAGGTGAGGGCTCAGGCCGCCCGCCGCCGTACCTTCGCGGTGATCAGCCATCCTGACGCCGGAAAGTCCACGCTGACCGAGGCGCTCGCGCTGCATGCGCACGTCATCGCCGAAGCCGGTCACATCCACGGCAAGGCCGGTCGCAGGAGCACGGTCTCGGACTGGATGGACATGGAGAAGGCCCGCGGCATCTCCATCACCTCCGCCGCGCTGCAGTTCTCCTACGGCGACTGCGTGATCAACCTGCTGGACACCCCCGGACACGCCGATTTCAGCGAGGACACCTACCGCGTCCTTGCCGCCGTCGACTGCGCTGTCATGCTCCTCGACGCAGCCAAGGGCCTGGAGCCCCAGACCCTGAAGCTGTTCCAGGTCTGCCGTTTCCGCCGCATCCCGATCATCACGGTCGTCAACAAGTGGGACCGTCCGGGACGCGCAGCGCTCGAGCTGATGGACGAGATCAGCGAGCAAATCGGCATGGAGCCTACGCCCCTGACGTGGCCGGTCGGGATCGCCGGGGACTTCCACGGCGTGCTCGACCGGCGTGACCGGACGATGACGTCGTACACCCGCACCGCCGGTGGAGCGACCATCGCGCCCGAGCAGCAGCTGAGTTCGGACCAGGCGCTCACGCAGTACGGCGACGACTGGACGACGGCGCTCGAGGAGAGCGAGCTGCTGTCGGCGACCGGTGCCGACTTCGACCAGGACAGCTTCCTGGCGGGCGACACGACGCCGGTGCTGTTCGCCGCGGCAGTGCTCAACTTCGGCGTCGGTCGGCTGCTCGACGAGCTCGTGCGCATCGCACCGAGCGCTGCGGAGCGACAGGACGAGCAGGGGCGGCCCCGGCCGGTCGATGCGCCGTTCAGCGCGTTCGTGTTCAAGATCCAGGCGGGGATGGACGCCCAGCACCGCGACCGTCTCGCGTACGCCCGCGTCTGCTCCGGCGTCTTCGAACGCGGAATGGTCGTCACACACGCGGCATCGGGCAGGCCTTTTGCCACCAAGTACGCCCAGCAGGTCTTCGGACGCGACCGGCAGACGTTGGACACGGCCTGCCCCGGCGACGTCATCGGGCTGGTCAACGCGACAGCGCTGCGCGTCGGCGACAGTCTGTACCTCGATCAGCCGGTCGTCTTCCCGCCGATCCCGAGCTTCGCGCCCGAGCACTTCGCCGTCTGCCGAGCCCTCGACAGCGGCCGGTACAAGCAGTTCCGGCGCGGCATCGAGCAGCTCGAGCAGGAAGGCGTCGTGCAGGTCCTGCGCTCGGACCGCCGCGGAGACCAGGCACCCGTCCTCGCTGCTGTGGGTCCCATGCAGTTCGAGGTCGCCCAGCACCGCATGGCCGGGGAGTTCTCCGCTCCCGTCGAGCTGTCGCCGCTGGAGTACAGCATCGCGCGGCTGACCGATGCCGCGTCCGAACCTGTCCTGAACCGCGAGAGCGGTGTGGAGGTCCTCACCCGCGCCCACGACGGAGCACTGCTCGCGCTCGTCGCCGGCAAGTGGCGGCTGCAACGCCTGCACCGCGACCACCCAGACCTGGCGCTGGAACCGCTCATCGCTGCCACCGATTGA
- a CDS encoding UPF0182 family protein, producing the protein MAVRTPGAGLPARPRLLGPVLAVLAVILLFGGVAISLYTDLLWFSSVGYRRVFSTLLTTRLMLFVGFGLLMALIVGSNVLLAYRVRPPFRPMSLEQQNLERYRLAVEPFLTPALLLGSSVFGLFAGLSAAARWQTWLLWRNGTSFGQADPQFDRDISYFAFTYPFQRFVLGFLLTAFVLALLTAAATHYLFGGVRLQTVGEKVSPAARAHLSVLVGVIVLLKAYAYYLDRFGLAFSTRGYVEGAGFTDVHAVLPAKNILIGIALICALLFFANIVVRNILLPAGALGLLVVSAVVIGGIYPAYTQQFRVNPNEIQREAPFIERNIEATRAAYGIDDTEVVDYKASQDVSPDELRAQASQVDSARLLDPNRLAPTYEQLQRLTFYFGVNDQLDIDRYEVDGEQQAYVLAAREVDISNLARAQRSWINERLVYTHGNGLIAAPADVVDAEGRPLFVESDDPEGPIRLDQARLYFGELSPSYSIVNTEQAEIDGPLGLTRGQSDEQVEGQATFNYDGKGGVQLSHLGRKLAYALKYREPNLLLSDAIQDDSRLMYTREPRDRVEKVAPFLELDADPYPAAVDGRIVWIVDGYTTSSGYPYSQSTNFGDAVIDSQSRGLAVQRRVNYIRNSVKATVDAYDGTVTLYQFGDADPVLDTWNKAFGGDLVRPDSEISDELRAHFRYPEDLFKVQRELLTQYHVTDAQEFFTREDFWEIPADPAEAVNNAAGGAVPAQPAPAAGPAIDAAALSGPPQPPFYSLLEFPGEPAGAQFRLSTSFTGLNRPNLAAFASVSSDPGTYGKIQVLQLPRSNPPNGPGQVANQFLSEQVVAESLFPFRQNRAEVTFGNLLTLPAGQGLLYVQPVFVRAQGGESFPTLQRVLVSYGNEVAANTTLARSLADLFGAAAPPDSPAPQPSGPASPAPAPAPVAGDVASLIAEADAAFRQGQDALKRGDFAAYGAAQDRLRAALDRLASTAGGGSPRPTPSG; encoded by the coding sequence GTGGCCGTCCGCACCCCCGGAGCGGGCCTGCCTGCCCGCCCGCGCCTGCTCGGACCCGTACTCGCCGTCCTGGCGGTGATCCTGCTGTTCGGTGGCGTCGCGATCTCGCTCTACACCGACCTGCTGTGGTTCTCCAGCGTCGGTTACCGCCGGGTCTTCAGCACCCTTTTGACCACGCGGCTGATGCTGTTCGTCGGCTTCGGTCTGCTCATGGCGCTGATCGTCGGCAGCAACGTGCTGCTGGCCTACCGGGTGCGCCCACCGTTTCGCCCGATGTCGCTCGAGCAGCAGAACCTCGAGCGCTACCGGCTGGCGGTCGAGCCGTTCCTGACCCCGGCGCTGCTGCTCGGCAGCAGCGTCTTCGGGCTGTTCGCCGGGCTGTCCGCGGCCGCTCGCTGGCAGACCTGGCTGCTCTGGCGCAACGGCACGAGCTTCGGCCAGGCCGACCCGCAGTTCGACCGGGACATCTCCTACTTCGCCTTCACCTATCCGTTCCAGCGCTTCGTGCTCGGTTTCCTGCTGACCGCCTTCGTGCTGGCCCTGCTGACCGCCGCGGCGACCCACTACCTGTTCGGCGGCGTGCGACTGCAGACGGTGGGGGAGAAGGTCAGCCCCGCCGCCCGCGCCCACCTGTCGGTGCTGGTCGGTGTCATCGTGCTGCTCAAGGCCTACGCCTACTACCTCGACCGGTTCGGTCTGGCCTTCTCGACCCGCGGCTATGTGGAGGGCGCGGGCTTCACCGATGTGCACGCGGTGCTGCCGGCCAAGAACATCCTGATCGGCATCGCGCTCATCTGCGCGCTGCTGTTCTTCGCCAACATCGTCGTGCGCAACATCCTGCTGCCGGCCGGCGCGCTCGGGCTGCTCGTCGTCTCGGCCGTCGTCATCGGCGGCATCTACCCGGCCTACACCCAGCAGTTCCGGGTCAACCCGAACGAGATCCAGCGCGAGGCACCGTTCATCGAGCGCAACATCGAGGCGACGCGGGCGGCGTACGGCATCGACGACACCGAGGTGGTGGATTACAAGGCCTCGCAGGACGTCTCCCCGGACGAGCTGCGCGCGCAGGCCTCGCAGGTCGACAGCGCCCGCCTGCTCGACCCGAACCGGCTGGCCCCGACCTACGAGCAGCTGCAGCGGCTGACCTTCTACTTCGGCGTCAACGACCAGCTCGACATCGACCGCTACGAGGTGGACGGCGAGCAGCAGGCGTACGTCCTGGCGGCGCGCGAGGTCGACATCAGCAACCTGGCGCGGGCGCAGCGCAGCTGGATCAACGAGCGGCTCGTCTACACGCACGGCAACGGGCTGATCGCCGCACCGGCCGACGTCGTCGACGCCGAAGGGCGGCCGCTGTTCGTCGAATCCGACGACCCGGAGGGGCCGATCAGGCTGGACCAGGCCCGGCTGTACTTCGGCGAGCTGTCACCGAGCTACTCCATCGTCAACACCGAGCAGGCGGAGATCGACGGGCCGCTCGGCCTGACCCGCGGGCAGTCCGACGAGCAGGTCGAGGGGCAGGCGACGTTCAACTACGACGGCAAGGGCGGAGTGCAGCTGAGCCACCTGGGCCGCAAGCTCGCGTACGCACTGAAGTACCGCGAGCCGAACCTGCTGCTGTCGGACGCGATCCAGGACGACAGCCGGCTGATGTACACCCGCGAGCCACGTGACCGGGTCGAGAAGGTGGCGCCGTTCCTCGAGCTGGACGCCGACCCGTACCCCGCCGCGGTCGACGGGCGGATCGTGTGGATCGTCGACGGATACACCACGAGCAGCGGCTATCCGTACTCCCAGAGCACCAACTTCGGTGACGCGGTCATCGACAGCCAGAGCCGCGGACTGGCCGTGCAGCGGCGGGTCAACTACATCCGCAACTCGGTGAAGGCGACGGTGGACGCCTACGACGGGACGGTGACGCTCTATCAGTTCGGCGACGCCGACCCGGTCCTCGACACCTGGAACAAGGCCTTCGGCGGTGACCTGGTCCGGCCGGACAGCGAGATCAGCGACGAGTTGCGGGCGCACTTCCGCTATCCGGAGGACCTGTTCAAGGTGCAGCGGGAGCTGCTCACGCAGTACCACGTCACCGACGCGCAGGAGTTCTTCACCCGTGAGGACTTCTGGGAGATCCCGGCGGATCCGGCGGAGGCGGTCAACAACGCTGCGGGCGGTGCGGTGCCGGCGCAGCCCGCTCCGGCAGCGGGGCCGGCGATCGACGCGGCCGCGCTGTCCGGCCCTCCGCAGCCGCCGTTCTACTCGCTGCTGGAGTTCCCCGGGGAGCCGGCCGGCGCCCAGTTCCGGCTGTCGACGTCCTTCACCGGGCTCAACCGGCCGAACCTCGCTGCCTTCGCCTCGGTGTCCTCCGATCCCGGGACCTACGGGAAGATCCAGGTGCTGCAGCTGCCGCGGAGCAACCCGCCGAACGGGCCCGGCCAGGTGGCGAACCAGTTCCTGTCCGAGCAGGTCGTCGCCGAGTCGCTGTTCCCGTTCCGGCAGAACCGCGCCGAGGTCACCTTCGGCAACCTGCTGACCCTGCCGGCCGGCCAGGGGCTGCTCTACGTCCAGCCGGTGTTCGTGCGCGCCCAGGGCGGCGAGAGCTTCCCGACCCTGCAGCGGGTGCTGGTCAGCTACGGCAACGAGGTGGCCGCGAACACCACCCTGGCCCGGTCGCTCGCCGACCTGTTCGGTGCTGCCGCGCCGCCGGACTCGCCCGCACCCCAGCCGTCCGGACCGGCGTCCCCGGCGCCGGCTCCCGCCCCCGTCGCCGGTGATGTGGCGTCGCTGATCGCCGAGGCCGACGCGGCCTTCCGGCAGGGTCAGGACGCGCTGAAGCGGGGGGACTTCGCGGCGTACGGTGCGGCGCAGGACCGGCTGCGTGCCGCGCTCGACCGGCTCGCGTCGACCGCCGGCGGCGGCTCGCCCCGGCCGACGCCCTCCGGCTGA